The Brassica napus cultivar Da-Ae chromosome C1, Da-Ae, whole genome shotgun sequence DNA segment CGCCTCGAGACCCCGTTCCACGGTCACTGAATGTATAATATccactttttctttctctcttttaagATTGGTGAATCTCCCGCCGGTGGAAGTGAGAGACAACGATGTATGCGTCAAACTGATCGCCGCGCCGATCAATCCCTCCGATATCAACCGAATTGAAGGTTgaattcttttatattttctcttGGTTAGAGAGAAAGTTGTAATTGAACTTGGTTTAGGTGTGTACCCGGTTAGGCCACCTGTACCAGCGATTGGTGGTTATGAAGGTGTTGGTGAAGTCTATGCAGTTGGCTCCAAGGTCAATGCTCTTTCTCCTGGCGATTGGGTTATTCCATCTCCACCTTCGTCAGGTATACTCTGTTCAGACATTTGGATTTGTGGTTAAGGAATCTGATCAAGTCTCTATCTATGTGTTAAGGGACTTGGCAGACGTTTGTTGTCAAGGAGGAGAGTGTGTGGCACAAAATCGACAAATCTTGTCCAATGGAGTACGCGGCTACCATTACTGTTAATCCTTTGACGGCTTTAAGAATGCTTGAAGATTTTGTGTCCCTAGCTTCCGGTTTGTACTGTATCTCATCATCTCTGAAGTAACAAGTGCTCTTTacttgctattttttttttccttaccaGTTGATTCTCTGTAGCAGGAGATTCTTTGGTACAGAATGGTGCAACAAGTATCGTGGGTCAATGTGTAATCCAGTTAGCTAGGCTCCGTGGCATCAGTACCATCAATATCATCCGTGATaggtgttttatattttatgaatcacatttaaaatatattttgttacgaACGACCAAAGTGGTTATAGTCAAGAACTTCTGTCTCTTGCCACTGATGTTAGAGCCGGGTCGGATGAAGCAAGAGAAAATCTGAAAGCTCTAGGTGCAGACCAAGTATTTTCAGAGAGTCAGCTGAATGTTAAGAACGTGAAAAGTCTTTTGGTAAATTTTGAAAGAAATTCAACTATCCGAAGTTTGCATCAGATATTACGTTTAACATATGTGTGGTCTAGGGGGAGTTACCTGAACCAGCTCTGGGATTCAACTGTGTTGGTGGCAATGCTGCCTCTCTCGTGCTCAAGTTTCTGAGGTGCACAGAACATTTCCGCTTTTGTGCAATTTCATTTAACTTCCAGCTATGCTGAAGGTTTTGTGATTAATATTCTAGGGAAGGAGGAACCATTGTAACATATGGTGGGATGTCTAAGAAGCCAATCACTGTTTCAACAACATCTTTCATCTTTAAGGTTAGGCCTGGGCATAATATCcgtaacccgaaatccgaaccgaacctgaACCAAAAAACCCAATCCGTATCCggtccgaaatgtaaaaaatatccgaatgggtttTGTAAGGCGGTACGaaacatatccgaacccgaagtgttattaaccgaacatgagcgggtaacccgaaaaaccgaaaaaaccgaaaaatccgaaaagatatccgaagaaaccgatccgaatgtactaaataatatacaatataattatatgaaacatgattatatacttcaaatatttcaatttcatatttattttgatatgttatctaacaataagtatttataatatatataactaccttaaatacttaattatatataaataaatatatatttcttatgttttacctttaaattttagattttatttcgggtATATCTGAACCGATCcaatataacccgaatccgaatgatatatgattattttatgggttctatgatgtgatacaaaatcgacccgaacccgatgtgttatatctaaacccgacccgtacttgcaaatttactagaatggGACCTAGGAGGTATTATAAAaaagaaccgaaatccgaaaaaACCGATCCGAACGCCAACGGTACCCGAACGCTCAGACCTATTTAAGGTATATGTCCCAGAGTAGTTTTTTCATAAATTACAGTTTACTTAATCACACAGACATGACAAAGTCGCGGGTTATTTATGGCTTTTGTCCACTGTGTTTAAGAGTTAGATTTCTTTACAGGATTTGGAGTTGAAAGGGTTTTGGCTACAGAACTGGTTGAGTTTGGGTAAAGTGAGAGAATGCAGGGAGATGATAGACTATCTCCTCGGGCTTGCGCGGGACGGAAAGCTAAAATACGAGTgagtcttttttttgtcaaattctTAACGCTAGATTAAGTTTCTTCCTTGTTTACCACGTGAATCCAGTGTTGGTTTCTTCTGACAGAACGGAACTGGTTCCTTTCGACGAGTTCCCTGTTGCTCTCGATAAAGCGCTGGGGAAGGTAGGTAGGCAACCCAAACAAGTAATCACATTCTGAAGCTTCCTTCCTGTGAGCCATTCAAGAAGTGTTGCCACTGTGTTAGTGTGTTATGTATGAACGTATTAGTAATCTGATGATGCAAATGTACTGTAAACgccggaaaaccggactgacataaacgataaaataaaagcgatgttaaggaaatagaCGAATGTAGAAaacgaatacaagaacgataagaaatcgtattcgcaaagagacatgaagtcgagatatgatctctttccttaactcaaaatatttgctccgttagtgagacgggactgtacgaCAATAGAGTCCCatgatacaaccatggcagatgaatcacgcctcactcgtgatcgccctatcgaactataaactttacgaaacactctcgtatTTACGACTTACGCTAAGGGATTTTTGCTGTTGGTTTCGATGCGAAAAAAGTTAAGCaatgaaggaagaggagagacgATAATTAAAGAGACGGAGAAGACCCACTTCCCGCACAGCTGCTGCACGTGGGCGAGAATATCGCGGAGAACAAAGGAAGTTGAGTTCCGAAACTTCTTCTTCAAGActctcttatctcgtttaaaactttcgagaggataaaatgcatgacgtttttattttctaaacaaactacttgtcgtttaaataaaaatgcatgtcgtttttttttttccgaattaaatggcaaaacgttgagcttaacttgatccaaaaagaatattcttattgggccggaggccctccaccaagacccaagacccaagacccaagcccaagcccacacccacgccgagccgagccggccggacggcggcggcggcgcgcgcgtggggagccATCCTCTCTTCTGAAGCCGTTTACACACTCATGTGCTTAAGACTTATTTATACTTTTCTGTTTTGTTCCTCATAAGCGATGTGAGATGTTTTCCATTTCTCTTCACTCTTACCTTTTACTATTTTAGCCAATTGGGTTTAATAATTTAggtccaacaatcccccacatgaatagaaatgattctaaacatatgcagactaaatgcagactcaatagactctaaaaaattatac contains these protein-coding regions:
- the LOC106376429 gene encoding enoyl-[acyl-carrier-protein] reductase, mitochondrial-like isoform X3 — encoded protein: MTALMKSVGVRAMKLLSSAVNFRLNQCGETPIRSLRSFSTLRSPPSKAIVYEQHGSPDSVTRLVNLPPVEVRDNDVCVKLIAAPINPSDINRIEGVYPVRPPVPAIGGYEGVGEVYAVGSKVNALSPGDWVIPSPPSSGTWQTFVVKEESVWHKIDKSCPMEYAATITVNPLTALRMLEDFVSLASAGDSLVQNGATSIVGQCVIQLARLRGISTINIIRDRAGSDEARENLKALGADQVFSESQLNVKNVKSLLGELPEPALGFNCVGGNAASLVLKFLREGGTIVTYGGMSKKPITVSTTSFIFKDLELKGFWLQNWLSLGKVRECREMIDYLLGLARDGKLKYDVGFF
- the LOC106376429 gene encoding enoyl-[acyl-carrier-protein] reductase, mitochondrial-like isoform X4, whose product is MTALMKSVGVRAMKLLSSAVNFRLNQCGETPIRSLRSFSTLRSPPSKAIVYEQHGSPDSVTRLVNLPPVEVRDNDVCVKLIAAPINPSDINRIEGVYPVRPPVPAIGGYEGVGEVYAVGSKVNALSPGDWVIPSPPSSGTWQTFVVKEESVWHKIDKSCPMEYAATITVNPLTALRMLEDFVSLASAGDSLVQNGATSIVGQCVIQLARLRGISTINIIRDRAGSDEARENLKALGADQVFSESQLNVKNVKSLLGELPEPALGFNCVGGNAASLVLKFLREGGTIVTYGGMSKKPITVSTTSFIFKNGT
- the LOC106376429 gene encoding enoyl-[acyl-carrier-protein] reductase, mitochondrial-like isoform X1, whose amino-acid sequence is MTALMKSVGVRAMKLLSSAVNFRLNQCGETPIRSLRSFSTLRSPPSKAIVYEQHGSPDSVTRLVNLPPVEVRDNDVCVKLIAAPINPSDINRIEGVYPVRPPVPAIGGYEGVGEVYAVGSKVNALSPGDWVIPSPPSSGTWQTFVVKEESVWHKIDKSCPMEYAATITVNPLTALRMLEDFVSLASAGDSLVQNGATSIVGQCVIQLARLRGISTINIIRDRAGSDEARENLKALGADQVFSESQLNVKNVKSLLGELPEPALGFNCVGGNAASLVLKFLREGGTIVTYGGMSKKPITVSTTSFIFKDLELKGFWLQNWLSLGKVRECREMIDYLLGLARDGKLKYETELVPFDEFPVALDKALGKVGRQPKQVITF
- the LOC106376429 gene encoding enoyl-[acyl-carrier-protein] reductase, mitochondrial-like isoform X2; amino-acid sequence: MTALMKSVGVRAMKLLSSAVNFRLNQCGETPIRSLRSFSTLRSPPSKAIVYEQHGSPDSVTRLVNLPPVEVRDNDVCVKLIAAPINPSDINRIEGVYPVRPPVPAIGGYEGVGEVYAVGSKVNALSPGDWVIPSPPSSGTWQTFVVKEESVWHKIDKSCPMEYAATITVNPLTALRMLEDFVSLASGDSLVQNGATSIVGQCVIQLARLRGISTINIIRDRAGSDEARENLKALGADQVFSESQLNVKNVKSLLGELPEPALGFNCVGGNAASLVLKFLREGGTIVTYGGMSKKPITVSTTSFIFKDLELKGFWLQNWLSLGKVRECREMIDYLLGLARDGKLKYETELVPFDEFPVALDKALGKVGRQPKQVITF